Genomic DNA from Candidatus Peregrinibacteria bacterium:
CCATTCTTGAAAAAAATTGAGAAGAAAGGAGAAAAAAATTTCTCTTGACGACTTTCTGGATTTTGCTAGAATTTTTTAGCACTCGTAAATAATGAGTGCTAATTAAATCCCGCCTCATAATTTTTGCCCTTTTATTCTTTTCCCATGAAGATAAAACCACTTTTTAAAAAAGTTGTTGTTGAAGCAACATCTGCAGAGGAAGTCAGAGCTTCCGGAATCGTCATCCCCGACACTGTTTCTAAGGAGAGACCGCAACAGGGGAAAGTTCTTGCGGTTGGTCCTGGCAAGAAAGATGAGCCAATGACGGTGAAAGTCGACGATGTTGTCCTTTTTAAGACGTATTCTCCAACGGAGGTGAAAGTCGACGGAAAGGAGTATCTCATTCTGGATGAAGAGGATATTTTGGGAGTACTTTCCAAATAAATGTTAAAGGGAAAATGTAAAATGTTAAAAAAATATTTAATTCTTAAGTCAAAATGTTTAAAAATTAGGATTTACGATTTGTTTTTACATTTTACATTTCAAATTTTACATTTCTAAGCTCGCTTATTTTTTTACACTTTATTTTATTAATTTATGGCAAAAAACATTGTTTTTTCAGATGATGCTCGCAAAAAACTCCTTTCCGGAGTAAAACAGCTCTTTGACGCTATTCGCGTTACGATGGGACCAAAAGGGCGAAATGTGGTGATCGACAAGAAATATGGAGGACCACAAATCACCAATGACGGCGTTACGATTGCGAAAGAAATTGAACTCAAAGATCCGTATGAGAATTTGGGAGTACAAATGGTAAAAGAGGCGGCAACAAAAACTCAAGACGCTGCCGGAGATGGAACAACAACCGCAACGGTTCTCGCTGCTGCGATGATTTTGGAAGGAATTCGCAATATCGCTGCGGGAGCAAATCCCATGGGACTCAAAAAAGGAATCGAAGTTGCTGTTGAAGCAATTGTTGCGGAACTTGAGAAAAAGAAAAAACCAGTGACGACTCGTGAAGAGAAAGCTCAGGTTGGGACTATTACCTCAAAAGATCCTGACATTGGCGAACTCATTGCCGATGCCATGGAAAAGGTGAAAGGAGAAGGAGTTATTACGGTAGAAGAGGGAAAAACCATGGGGCTTGATATTGAAACTGTTGAAGGAATGCAGTTCGACAACGGATACATTTCTCCCTACATGGTCACGGATTCTTCTCGGATGGAAGCAGTTATGGAAAATCCGCGTATTCTCATTACTGATAGAAAAATCTCCTCAATCCAGGATATTCTTCCTCTTATTGAAGCGCTCGCTAGTGCCGGAAAGAAAAATCTCGTCATTATTGCAGAAGATTTGGAAGGGGAAGCTTTAACAACTTTGGTGCTGAATAAACTCCGAGGAACATTTAACACTCTCGCAATTAAAGCTCCTGCTTTTGGAGATCGAAGAAAGGCAATGCTTCAGGATATTGCGATCCTCACTGGAGGAAGGGTTATTACCGAAGAACTCGGATTAAAGCTTGAGAATGCAACCGTGAACGATTTAGGAGAAGCCCGAAAAGTCATTTCTACGAAGGACGTAACGACAATTGTCGAGGGAAAAGGAACAAAGAAAGATATCGAAAAAAGAGTTCAGGAAATCAAAGTGGAAATAGAGAATACGACTTCTGATTACGACCGAGAGAAGCTTCAAGAACGTGTTGCAAAACTCGCTGGAGGAGTTGCTATTATCAAGGTAGGAGCTGCGACGGAAATTGAACTGAAAGAGAAAAAACACCGAATTGAAGATGCTCTTTCAGCAACATATGCCGCCGTGGAAGAAGGCATTCTCCCTGGCGGTGGTGTTGCGCTCCTCAAAACAAGAAAAATTCTTGTGGCACTTGCTGAAAAAGAACATGATTCTGATATAAGGGTCGGAATTATGCTCGTTTACAAGTCTCTTGAATTCCCTCTGAGACAAATTGCGGAAAATTGCGGACTCGAGGGATCGGTTATTGTGGAGAAGGTTCTTGCAGAGAAGGACTACAATATGGGATTTAATGCGGCAGAAGAAAGAATTGAAGATTTGGTAAAATCTGGAATTGTGGACCCGAAAAAAGTGACCAGAGCAGCACTTCAAAATGGAGCTTCTGTTGCGGGAATGTTCCTCACCACCGAAGCTGCGATCGTAGAAATTCCAGAAGAAAAACCAGCAGTAATGCCCGGAGGAGGAATGGGCGGAATGGGAGACTACTAATCATTACCTCCGCTCCTCTGAGTCCTCTCCTCGATCGGTTTTTTTGAACTTGAACTTTCATTTTTTCTGTCGTCGAGGTCCGTCGACAGAAGAGTATCTGAAAAAGCATAGAGTAAAAGCCTATTTTTTGGATATGGAATTTTTGTTTCATGCAAATTTTTGGAAATATCCTATACTTCCATTGTGGAAATATTCTTCCTCAATTTCACTGAAAATTTTATGAAAAAAGACATTTCAACTTCACTCACTTTCTTTGGAACTTATAAAATTCGGAGAGTGTATGATGAAAAAACAGAGACGTGGTATTTTTCTGTGGTGGATATCATCCAAGCATTGGAAGTGAGTTCCGATGCGAGAAATTATTGGAAAGTGCTAAAAAATCGGCTTGTGAAGGAAGGAAGTGAAGTGGTTACAAATTGTAACCAGTTGAAACTATCAGCTCCTGATGGCAAAATGCGCGAAACGGATGTTGCGGATGTAGAAACAATTTTACGTCTTATTCAATCAATCCCCAGCAAGAAAGCTGAACCAATTAAGCTCTGGCTTGCAAAAGTCGGTTATGAACGAATGCAAGAAATGTCTGATCCAGAAAAAGGAATTAAGAGAAGCCGTGGATATTGGCAAAAACAAGGACGGAGTGAAAAATGGATCCAGCAACGCATGATGGGACAGGAAACGAGAAATAAACTCACTGATTATTGGGATACGCATGGAGTAAAAGAGGGCAAAGAGTTTGCGGTTTTAACCAACATTATTCATCAGGAATGGAGTGATCTCTCCGTAAAAGACCATAAAAACTTGAAAGGCTTAAAAACTCAAAACTTAAGAGATCACATGAGTGAAGCGGAGCTGATCTTTACGACACTTGCGGAACTTTCCACGCGCCAAAT
This window encodes:
- the groL gene encoding chaperonin GroEL (60 kDa chaperone family; promotes refolding of misfolded polypeptides especially under stressful conditions; forms two stacked rings of heptamers to form a barrel-shaped 14mer; ends can be capped by GroES; misfolded proteins enter the barrel where they are refolded when GroES binds), whose product is MAKNIVFSDDARKKLLSGVKQLFDAIRVTMGPKGRNVVIDKKYGGPQITNDGVTIAKEIELKDPYENLGVQMVKEAATKTQDAAGDGTTTATVLAAAMILEGIRNIAAGANPMGLKKGIEVAVEAIVAELEKKKKPVTTREEKAQVGTITSKDPDIGELIADAMEKVKGEGVITVEEGKTMGLDIETVEGMQFDNGYISPYMVTDSSRMEAVMENPRILITDRKISSIQDILPLIEALASAGKKNLVIIAEDLEGEALTTLVLNKLRGTFNTLAIKAPAFGDRRKAMLQDIAILTGGRVITEELGLKLENATVNDLGEARKVISTKDVTTIVEGKGTKKDIEKRVQEIKVEIENTTSDYDREKLQERVAKLAGGVAIIKVGAATEIELKEKKHRIEDALSATYAAVEEGILPGGGVALLKTRKILVALAEKEHDSDIRVGIMLVYKSLEFPLRQIAENCGLEGSVIVEKVLAEKDYNMGFNAAEERIEDLVKSGIVDPKKVTRAALQNGASVAGMFLTTEAAIVEIPEEKPAVMPGGGMGGMGDY
- a CDS encoding co-chaperone GroES gives rise to the protein MKIKPLFKKVVVEATSAEEVRASGIVIPDTVSKERPQQGKVLAVGPGKKDEPMTVKVDDVVLFKTYSPTEVKVDGKEYLILDEEDILGVLSK